A portion of the Suricata suricatta isolate VVHF042 chromosome 11, meerkat_22Aug2017_6uvM2_HiC, whole genome shotgun sequence genome contains these proteins:
- the LOC115306173 gene encoding histone H2A type 1-C-like — protein MSGRGKQGGKAPARARFRPSRAGLQFLVGRVHRLLRKDHCAERVDTGAPVYLAAALEYLTAEVLELTGNTARDNKRTRIIPHHLQLAIRNGEEFNRLLGRVTIA, from the coding sequence ATGTCCGGACGCGGGAAGCAGGGCGGCAAGGCTCCCGCCAGGGCCAGGTTTCGCCCTTCTCGGGCCGGGCTGCAGTTTCTCGTCGGCCGCGTCCACCGCCTGCTCCGCAAGGACCATTGCGCCGAGCGGGTTGATACCGGCGCGCCAGTGTACCTGGCGGCCGCACTCGAGTACCTGACAGCCGAGGTCCTAGAGCTGACAGGGAACACGGCCCGCGACAACAAGAGGACGCGCATCATCCCGCACCACCTGCAGCTGGCCATCCGCAACGGCGAAGAGTTCAACAGGCTGCTGGGCCGCGTCACCATCGCGTAA